The Neurospora crassa OR74A linkage group IV, whole genome shotgun sequence genome has a segment encoding these proteins:
- a CDS encoding nuclease PA3, translated as MKTSVVLPVVLLQAATVSAWGKLGHATVASVAQQYLTPNTVKQVQTILGDNSTSYMGNIASWADSFRYESAANAWSAGLHFVNGHDGPPPESCHLVLPEDCPPEGCVVSAIGNYTERVQMKNITADQKAQALKFIVHFLGDIAQPLHTEGFGEGANNITVTFQGYKTNLHAAWDTSIPNAMLGISPPTSAANITSADFLGWANNLAAKINQGQYRKDVRRWLRYHSVATRKASERAAAAWAQDGNEEVCHYVMKVPGNQLNGTEIGGDYYKGATEVVERSIIKGGIRLAGWLNLIFDNRTGFEFWH; from the exons ATGAAGACCTCTGTTGTCCTccccgtcgtcctcctccaggCCGCCACCGTCAGCGCCTGGGGCAAGCTCGGCCATGCTACCGTCGCGTCTGTTGCTCAGCAGTATCTTACCCCCAACACCGTGAAGCAGGTCCAGACCATCTTGGGCGACAACTCGACCAGTTATATGGGCAACATTGCGTCGTGGGCTGACTCTTTCCGCTATGAGTCGGCGGCCAATGCGTGGTCCGCCGGTCTTCATTTCGTGAACGGCCATGACGGCCCTCCCCCGGAGAGCTGCCACCTTGTCCTCCCGGAGGACTGCCCTCCTGAGGGCTGTGTCGTTTCCGCTATCGGGAACTAC ACCGAGCGTGTGCAGATGAAGAACATCACCGCCGACCAAAAGGCGCAGGCTCTCAAATTCATCGTCCACTTCTTGGGTGATATCGCCCAGCCTCTGCACACCGAAGGCTTCGGCGAGGgagccaacaacatcaccgtCACCTTCCAAGGCTACAAGACCAACTTGCACGCCGCCTGGGACACCTCGATCCCCAACGCTATGCTCGGCATCTCCCCTCCGACCAGCGCCGCCAACATCACCAGCGCCGACTTTTTGGGGTGGGCCAACAACCTCGCCGCCAAGATCAACCAGGGCCAGTACCGCAAGGACGTCCGCAGGTGGTTGCGTTACCACTCGGTCGCCACCAGGAAGGCTTCCGAGCGCGCGGCTGCCGCTTGGGCTCAGGACGGAAACGAGGAGGTCTGCCACTACGTCATGAAGGTTCCTGGCAACCAGCTGAACGGTACTGAGATTGGAGGTGATTACTACAAGGGCGCTACGGAGGTTGTTGAGCGCAGCATTATCAAGGGCGGAATTAGACTGGCGGGCTGGTTGAACTTGATCTTTGACAACCGCACCGGCTTCGAGTTCTGGCACTAA
- the pho-3 gene encoding acid phosphatase, with product MMDTLTLLTLVKGLPLLALGVAAGATYPPIPADLTTPVQHRIAINSPTSVRIAWNTYKQLSQPCVQYGTSPSSLGSQSCSTSSITYPTSRTWANVVTINDLTPATTYYYKIVSTNSTVETFTSPRLPGDKTPFNISIVIDLGVYGKDGFTIEQDQSKRDLIPSIDPSLNHTTIGRLRDNIDKYDFIVHPGDIGYADDWILKAHNWLDGKDGYQAITETFFDQLAPIAARKPYMASPGNHEAACQEVPRTSGLCPSGQKNFTDFINRFGLVLPTAFSSTSPDSAAKVNANKARILANPPFWYSFEYGMAHIVMIDTETDFEDAPDQPGGSANLNGGPFGSYLRQQLDFLEADLASVDRSVTPWVVVAGHRPWYTTGSGDDCQPCKKAFEPLFYKYGVDLGVFGHVHNSQRFAPVVNDTADPAGMENPKAPMYIVAGGAGNVEGLTKVGKNVSTNRFAYDDAFSYATVNFLDEQRMQVDFINSETGAILDRSVLFKKHDQQFVVQ from the exons ATGATGGACACCCTCACCCTTCTTACCTTGGTCAAGGGACTTCCCTTGCTGGCTCTGGGTGTGGCAGCGGGAGCGACCTATCCTCCGATTCCCGCTGACCTGACCACACCCGTCCAGCACCGCATCGCCATCAACAGCCCGACGT CCGTCCGCATCGCCTGGAACACGTACAAGCAGCTCAGCCAGCCGTGTGTCCAATACGGCACATCGCCATCCTCCCTCGGCTCCCAATCCTGCTCTACGTCGTCTATCACCTACCCGACATCGCGCACATGGGCCAACGTGGTCACCATCAACGACCTCACACCCGCCACCACGTACTACTACAAGATCGTCTCAACCAACTCCACGGTCGAGACCTTTACCAGCCCGCGCCTACCGGGCGACAAGACGCCTTTCAACATCAGTATCGTCATCGACCTCGGCGTCTACGGCAAAGACGGGTTCACGATTGAGCAGGATCAGAGCAAGCGAGACCTGATCCCGTCCATCGATCCGTCGCTCAACCACACCACCATTGGCCGGCTGCGCGACAACATCGACAAGTACGACTTCATCGTGCACCCAGGTGACATTGGCTACGCCGACGACTGGATCCTCAAAGCGCACAACTGGCTCGACGGAAAGGACGGCTACCAAGCCATCACCGAGACCTTCTTTGACCAGCTGGCGCCCATCGCCGCGCGGAAACCCTACATGGCCAGCCCCGGTAACCACGAAGCTGCTTGCCAAGAGGTGCCCAGAACCAGCGGCTTGTGCCCTTCGGGCCAAAAGAATTTCACCGACTTCATCAACCGCTTCGGTCTCGTCCTGCCGACCGCTTTCAGCTCCACGTCGCCCGACTCGGCAGCAAAGGTCAACGCCAACAAGGCTCGCATCCTCGCCAACCCGCCCTTTTGGTACTCGTTCGAGTACGGCATGGCGCACATCGTCATGATCGACACGGAAACCGACTTTGAAGACGCGCCCGACCAACCGGGGGGATCGGCGAATCTCAACGGGGGTCCCTTTGGCTCGTACCTCCGCCAGCAGCTGGACTTTTTGGAGGCTGACCTTGCCTCGGTCGACAGGTCGGTTACGCCCTGGGTTGTGGTAGCGGGTCACAGACCATGGTACACCACGGGCTCGGGCGACGATTGCCAGCCGTGCAAGAAGGCGTTTGAGCCGCTGTTTTACAAGTACGGAGTTGACTTGGGCGTGTTTGGGCATGTGCATAACAGCCAGAGGTTCGCGCCGGTGGTGAATGATACCGCGGACCCGGCGGGCATGGAGAATCCCAAGGCGCCCATGTATATCGTGGCGGGCGGCGCGGGAAACGTGGAAGGGTTGACCAAGGTCGGAAAGAATGTGTCGACGAATCGGTTCGCGTATGATGACGCGTTCAGCTATGCGACGGTGAATTTCTTGGATGAGCAACGGATGCAGGTGGACTTTATCAACAGCGAGACGGGTGCGATTTTGGATCGGTCGGTGCTGTTCAAGAAGCATGATCAGCAATTTGTTGTGCAGTGA